Proteins encoded by one window of Sinorhizobium arboris LMG 14919:
- a CDS encoding MFS transporter, giving the protein MFSPLLIAMRNPVIRTSMIAIILFGFSGAATSPYQSVVGITELGLSDGFYSALIFAAALVNVAVSVTIGIVADRVGNYRALMLAVILCGVVGYGAVYLLPTKGSFVLAALMLLPVHGALNPLLFAYVRTAAKDMGGRHTAAVNSGIRAAISLSWVVVPGLVGLVLSARGSMLPAYLLASLGCLANFVLVLRLLPEKAGVDGALGKRLSFLASFGEILSLRVLARLLAIALISSMLHVTAAVLPLIVTGAAGGKVSDIGIIVGIVALLEVVFIVVWGRIQYRLSHIDALALGTAIYVVNMALLGLSTERWHIYALTLISAFGAAALISIPITYLQELIADRPGLGSSLISVNVFLGAGFGAALFALGTRIGDYSGTALLSSLAGAAGLMLLLFLDGDCRGKESAS; this is encoded by the coding sequence ATGTTTTCCCCGCTGTTGATCGCCATGCGCAATCCGGTCATCCGGACAAGCATGATCGCCATCATTCTGTTCGGCTTTTCGGGGGCAGCGACGTCGCCCTACCAGTCGGTCGTCGGCATCACCGAACTGGGGTTGAGCGACGGGTTCTATTCGGCGCTGATCTTTGCAGCGGCACTGGTCAATGTTGCGGTCAGCGTGACGATCGGCATCGTCGCCGACCGCGTCGGCAATTATCGGGCGCTGATGCTGGCGGTCATTCTCTGCGGGGTTGTAGGCTACGGGGCGGTTTATCTGCTGCCGACGAAGGGGAGCTTCGTGCTTGCGGCCCTCATGCTGCTGCCCGTTCACGGCGCACTCAATCCGCTGCTCTTCGCCTATGTCCGCACGGCTGCGAAAGATATGGGGGGCAGGCATACGGCTGCCGTCAATTCCGGCATTCGTGCGGCCATATCGCTTTCCTGGGTAGTGGTTCCCGGACTGGTCGGATTGGTGCTGTCCGCCCGCGGCAGCATGCTGCCGGCCTATCTGCTGGCGAGCCTCGGCTGTCTCGCCAACTTCGTGCTCGTCTTGCGGCTGCTGCCGGAAAAGGCGGGCGTGGACGGTGCTTTGGGCAAACGCCTCTCGTTTCTCGCGTCCTTCGGCGAGATATTGTCGCTGCGCGTTCTGGCGCGGCTTCTCGCCATCGCCCTCATTTCGTCGATGCTGCACGTCACTGCGGCGGTCCTGCCGCTGATCGTCACCGGTGCGGCCGGCGGCAAGGTAAGCGATATCGGCATCATCGTCGGTATCGTCGCTTTGCTGGAGGTGGTGTTTATCGTGGTGTGGGGACGTATCCAGTACCGGCTCAGTCATATCGATGCGCTCGCGCTCGGCACGGCGATCTATGTCGTCAACATGGCCCTGCTCGGGCTTTCGACCGAGCGCTGGCACATTTATGCGCTGACGCTCATCAGCGCTTTCGGCGCAGCGGCACTGATCAGCATTCCGATCACCTATCTGCAGGAGCTGATCGCAGACCGGCCGGGACTGGGCAGTTCGCTCATCTCGGTGAACGTCTTCCTGGGCGCGGGATTCGGCGCCGCTCTTTTCGCGCTCGGAACGCGCATCGGAGATTATTCGGGAACGGCGCTGCTA
- a CDS encoding MurR/RpiR family transcriptional regulator → MDIFATLQEEKGRLSQSENRIADILLNDFEFAVNASIIELAGKADVSPPTVTRFCRRLGCESFSDFKVQLARTPYIGMRYLKPEPKSQEPGDVAQDIISKAQNALFLLHRSLDLAAIEQAADRLAQAEMIYAFGSGGNSSMIAGEFQNRLFRLGMRITASSDHSMQMMMAAAARPADVIVGSSFSGRNAEMVRAFTLAREAQVPTIALTQSGSPVAQAADITVPVDLPEGNNIYRPTSTRIAYIALLDIVASLVAYRVQPQATVTLRRIKQQLVVHRDGDDRQLLGD, encoded by the coding sequence ATGGATATTTTCGCGACACTGCAGGAGGAGAAGGGGCGGCTTTCCCAGTCGGAAAACCGCATCGCCGACATCCTGCTCAATGATTTCGAGTTCGCGGTGAACGCTTCGATCATCGAACTTGCGGGTAAAGCCGACGTTTCGCCGCCGACGGTCACGCGCTTCTGCCGGCGGCTCGGCTGCGAGAGCTTTTCCGATTTCAAGGTGCAACTGGCCCGCACGCCCTATATCGGGATGCGCTACCTGAAGCCGGAGCCGAAAAGCCAGGAGCCCGGCGATGTGGCGCAGGATATCATCAGTAAGGCGCAGAATGCGCTCTTCCTGCTGCACCGTTCTCTCGATCTTGCCGCGATCGAGCAGGCAGCCGACCGGCTGGCGCAGGCGGAAATGATCTATGCCTTCGGTTCGGGCGGCAATTCCTCGATGATCGCCGGGGAGTTCCAGAACCGTCTCTTCCGCCTGGGCATGCGCATCACTGCGAGTTCCGATCACAGCATGCAGATGATGATGGCGGCGGCCGCACGGCCTGCCGACGTCATCGTCGGCTCGTCCTTTTCCGGACGCAACGCGGAGATGGTGCGCGCTTTCACGCTTGCGCGGGAGGCCCAGGTGCCGACGATCGCGCTTACCCAGAGCGGCAGCCCGGTCGCACAGGCAGCCGATATCACCGTGCCGGTGGACCTGCCGGAAGGAAACAACATCTATCGTCCGACCTCCACCCGTATCGCCTATATCGCACTGCTCGATATCGTCGCGAGCCTCGTCGCCTACCGCGTCCAGCCGCAGGCGACGGTGACGCTCAGACGCATCAAGCAGCAGCTCGTGGTGCACAGGGATGGCGACGACCGACAGCTTCTCGGAGACTGA
- a CDS encoding SDR family oxidoreductase has product MPKSVAIVTGAAGDIGRSIAARLGDCHDTVLVADIDSEAAERTARDLGGTERFLAVSCDVTDAASVAAMAEAAASVGSVRTLVNNAGAARAVSLHDTTQDIWRMDNALNLEAAFLCFRAVEEMLKESRGSVVNIASVNGMNVFGHPAYSAAKAGLLHLTRLIAVEYGKFGIRANAVAPATVRTQAWEARAAANPQVFEEAKRWYPLQRIVDPKDVAEAVHFLASPAAGAISGICLPVDCGLTAGQADVARTFSQSIHY; this is encoded by the coding sequence ATGCCGAAATCCGTTGCGATCGTCACAGGAGCCGCCGGTGATATCGGCCGCTCTATCGCCGCGCGCCTGGGCGACTGTCACGACACCGTTCTCGTGGCCGACATCGACAGTGAGGCGGCGGAGAGGACGGCGCGTGATCTCGGCGGAACGGAGCGCTTCCTGGCCGTTTCCTGCGATGTGACGGACGCCGCAAGCGTGGCCGCAATGGCGGAGGCTGCCGCGTCCGTCGGCAGCGTGCGTACCCTCGTGAACAATGCGGGGGCTGCCCGCGCCGTCAGCCTGCACGACACCACGCAGGATATCTGGCGCATGGACAATGCACTCAACCTCGAAGCGGCCTTTCTCTGTTTCCGGGCTGTCGAGGAAATGCTGAAAGAGAGCCGGGGCTCGGTCGTCAACATCGCCTCGGTGAACGGCATGAATGTTTTCGGCCATCCGGCCTATAGCGCCGCCAAGGCGGGCCTTCTGCATCTGACGCGACTGATCGCCGTCGAATACGGCAAGTTCGGCATCCGCGCGAATGCGGTGGCGCCGGCCACGGTGCGCACGCAGGCCTGGGAGGCACGCGCAGCCGCCAATCCGCAGGTCTTCGAGGAGGCAAAGCGCTGGTATCCCTTGCAGCGTATCGTCGACCCGAAGGACGTCGCCGAAGCGGTGCATTTCCTTGCCAGCCCCGCCGCCGGAGCCATCTCCGGTATCTGCCTGCCCGTCGACTGCGGGCTGACCGCAGGACAGGCGGACGTCGCGCGGACCTTCTCGCAATCGATCCATTACTGA
- a CDS encoding M81 family metallopeptidase, which translates to MRIAVGGIHTECSTYSPVLMTLEDFRILRGEDLLRSDYFDFLSAEGIDHVPLLHARAVPGGPVSRPAYDAFKAEFLERLKAALPVDGLYLAMHGAVKVDGMDDAEGDWITAARAVIGPDCPLAVSYDLHGNVSQRIIDQIDIFAAYRTAPHIDTRETMVRAWSMLVEALRSGKRPGVAWAPVPLLLPGERTSTEDEPASSLYRALPEFDRRPGILDANLMVGYVWADEPRATACAVVTGSDKADASKAAEEIAANYWQQRKNFHFGAVTGSLADMLDIAERATTAPVVLADSGDNPTGGGVGDRADVMIALLERGWRDALIAGIADRPAVDACFAAGAGGKLTLRIGGSLDASSPSAEVEAEVVHLDDPGPVAERQAVVQVGSIVVVLSARRRPYHNIEDFVRLGLDPGTVRLLVVKSGYLSPELAPIANPNLMALTNGVVNQDIEKLESLRRQRPIFPFDRDFEFHPSASLSARWT; encoded by the coding sequence ATGCGGATCGCCGTCGGTGGAATCCATACGGAATGCAGCACCTATTCGCCCGTACTGATGACGCTCGAAGATTTCCGGATTCTGAGGGGCGAGGACCTCTTGCGGTCGGATTATTTCGACTTCCTGAGCGCCGAAGGAATAGACCACGTGCCGCTCCTGCATGCGCGGGCCGTACCCGGCGGCCCCGTCTCGCGCCCGGCCTATGACGCCTTCAAAGCCGAATTCCTGGAGCGGCTGAAGGCGGCCCTGCCTGTCGATGGGCTCTACCTTGCCATGCACGGCGCGGTCAAGGTCGACGGGATGGACGACGCCGAGGGCGACTGGATCACCGCCGCCCGCGCCGTCATCGGCCCCGATTGCCCGCTTGCCGTCAGCTACGATCTCCATGGCAATGTCAGTCAGCGGATCATCGATCAAATCGATATCTTCGCGGCCTACCGGACGGCGCCGCATATCGATACGCGCGAAACCATGGTGCGGGCCTGGTCGATGCTGGTAGAGGCGCTTCGTTCCGGGAAGCGGCCCGGCGTCGCCTGGGCACCTGTGCCGCTTCTCCTCCCCGGGGAACGCACCTCGACGGAGGACGAGCCGGCGTCGAGCCTTTATCGTGCTCTGCCTGAATTCGACAGGCGGCCCGGCATCCTCGACGCCAATCTGATGGTGGGCTACGTCTGGGCCGACGAGCCGAGAGCGACCGCCTGCGCCGTCGTCACCGGCTCGGACAAGGCCGACGCTTCGAAGGCGGCTGAGGAAATTGCTGCAAACTATTGGCAGCAGAGGAAAAATTTTCATTTCGGAGCGGTAACCGGATCGCTTGCCGACATGCTCGACATCGCTGAGCGGGCAACGACGGCGCCCGTAGTCCTCGCAGATTCCGGCGATAACCCCACAGGTGGCGGCGTCGGCGACCGGGCGGATGTGATGATCGCGCTGCTCGAGCGCGGCTGGCGCGATGCGTTGATCGCCGGCATTGCCGATCGGCCGGCCGTCGATGCCTGTTTCGCGGCCGGCGCGGGCGGGAAGCTGACGTTGCGGATCGGCGGCAGTCTCGACGCGTCGAGCCCGTCCGCAGAGGTCGAGGCCGAGGTGGTGCATCTGGATGATCCGGGACCGGTTGCCGAGCGACAGGCGGTGGTTCAGGTCGGGAGCATAGTGGTCGTATTGTCGGCGCGACGCCGCCCCTATCACAACATCGAGGACTTTGTCCGCCTCGGTCTCGACCCGGGGACCGTGCGGCTGCTCGTCGTCAAGTCCGGTTATCTCTCGCCGGAGCTTGCGCCGATCGCCAATCCGAACCTGATGGCGCTGACGAACGGCGTCGTCAATCAGGATATCGAGAAGCTGGAAAGCCTGCGCCGGCAGCGGCCGATCTTCCCCTTCGACCGCGATTTCGAGTTTCACCCCAGCGCCAGCCTGTCAGCTCGCTGGACCTGA
- a CDS encoding beta-N-acetylhexosaminidase, with translation MLPVLYRLESAWQPDGGPFGRFTFSLFNLSGGPLSGFRLVYTSLTRVVDGAACENAVFLRRNANFHEFAPPEGLTLAHGEHWTFTVSGLHREAKHCTDGAKSAYLTLSDGRHAPVAVSSLRLEGAASELPPVRLPEGWLELPFALQPWPAEIDAAPGDTVPDVLYPAADSNADEIDAVSTVLALFHRLFSAGHAPFSLAPSPQGLPIVFTKKAELEGEAYTLAFSDREIRLEYGAAAGRQYALTTLAQLIDGARNHEGEFRFPAAGAIADRPRYGWRGCHLDVSRQFYPTADLMRLIDILAWFKLNIFHWHLTDDEAWRLEIKAYPTLTTLGVMRGPDEPMLPQLGNGAEPVGGFYSHADVKAIVAHAAALSIEVVPEIDIPGHSTAALVALPELSDGQEAPESYHSVQGYPNNALNPAIPHTYEFLEKVFDEMVELFPSRYIHVGGDEVADGSWLASPLARKLMEQEGISGTFALQSYFLKKVKQMLTARGRKLVGWNEVAHGGGVGTEGTLLMAWENPKVGIELAREGYDVVMTPGQAYYLDMAQADAWQEPGASWAGTATPAHTYAYEAEGEFPEELKSRMKGVQACIWSEHFLSRAYFNRLVFPRLPAIAEAAWTPKDKKDWLRFAAIAPLSPIL, from the coding sequence ATGCTGCCGGTTCTCTATCGCCTCGAGTCTGCCTGGCAACCGGATGGCGGCCCGTTCGGGCGCTTCACCTTCAGCCTCTTCAATCTGTCGGGCGGGCCGCTCAGCGGCTTCCGGCTGGTCTACACGTCGCTCACTCGAGTTGTTGACGGGGCCGCTTGCGAAAACGCGGTTTTCCTGCGCCGCAACGCCAATTTTCATGAATTCGCGCCACCCGAAGGACTGACGCTCGCCCACGGCGAGCACTGGACCTTCACCGTCAGCGGCCTGCACCGCGAGGCGAAGCATTGCACGGATGGAGCGAAATCGGCCTATCTGACGCTGTCGGATGGCCGCCATGCTCCCGTGGCGGTTTCCTCTCTCCGCCTCGAAGGCGCCGCGAGCGAGCTGCCGCCGGTGCGTCTTCCCGAAGGCTGGCTCGAGCTTCCCTTCGCGCTGCAGCCCTGGCCTGCGGAAATCGACGCGGCGCCCGGAGACACGGTCCCGGACGTGCTCTATCCCGCAGCGGACAGCAATGCGGACGAGATCGATGCCGTCTCCACCGTTCTCGCGCTCTTCCATCGGCTGTTTTCTGCCGGTCACGCTCCCTTCAGTCTTGCGCCATCCCCGCAAGGTCTGCCGATCGTCTTCACGAAAAAAGCGGAGCTCGAAGGCGAAGCCTACACGCTTGCTTTTTCCGACCGGGAGATCCGGCTTGAGTACGGAGCGGCGGCCGGCAGGCAATATGCCCTGACGACGCTCGCGCAGTTGATCGACGGAGCGCGAAACCACGAAGGCGAATTCAGGTTTCCCGCCGCCGGCGCAATAGCGGACCGGCCACGCTATGGCTGGCGCGGGTGTCATCTCGATGTCTCGCGGCAATTCTACCCGACCGCCGACCTCATGCGGCTCATCGATATTCTCGCCTGGTTCAAGCTCAACATTTTCCACTGGCACCTGACCGACGACGAAGCCTGGCGGCTGGAAATCAAGGCCTATCCGACGCTGACGACGCTCGGCGTCATGCGCGGTCCGGACGAGCCTATGCTGCCTCAACTCGGCAACGGCGCCGAACCGGTCGGCGGCTTCTACAGCCATGCGGACGTGAAGGCGATCGTCGCGCATGCCGCGGCGCTCAGCATCGAAGTCGTCCCGGAGATCGACATACCCGGTCACAGCACTGCCGCGCTCGTGGCGCTTCCCGAACTCTCCGATGGGCAGGAGGCGCCGGAAAGCTACCATTCGGTCCAAGGCTATCCGAACAATGCCCTCAACCCGGCCATCCCGCACACCTATGAGTTCCTTGAGAAGGTGTTCGACGAAATGGTCGAGCTCTTTCCGAGCCGCTATATCCATGTCGGCGGCGACGAGGTGGCCGACGGCTCATGGCTCGCGTCACCGCTGGCGCGAAAACTCATGGAGCAGGAAGGGATTTCCGGCACCTTCGCGCTGCAGTCCTATTTCCTCAAGAAGGTGAAACAGATGCTGACGGCGCGCGGGCGCAAACTTGTCGGCTGGAACGAGGTCGCGCATGGCGGCGGCGTCGGAACCGAGGGCACGCTGCTGATGGCCTGGGAGAACCCGAAAGTCGGCATCGAACTTGCGCGCGAAGGCTACGACGTCGTGATGACCCCGGGCCAGGCCTACTATCTCGACATGGCCCAGGCGGATGCCTGGCAGGAGCCCGGCGCGAGCTGGGCCGGCACGGCGACGCCGGCGCACACCTATGCCTATGAGGCGGAAGGAGAGTTCCCGGAAGAGCTGAAGAGCCGGATGAAGGGCGTCCAGGCCTGCATCTGGTCTGAGCATTTCCTGTCGCGCGCATATTTCAACCGCCTCGTCTTTCCCCGGCTGCCGGCAATCGCCGAGGCGGCCTGGACCCCGAAGGACAAGAAGGACTGGCTGCGCTTTGCCGCGATCGCGCCATTGAGCCCCATTCTGTGA